From one Rosa rugosa chromosome 4, drRosRugo1.1, whole genome shotgun sequence genomic stretch:
- the LOC133707452 gene encoding uncharacterized protein LOC133707452 translates to MAAASFRWILQLHKDVPKAARFYSEGLDFTVHVCTLRWAELQSGPLKLGLMQSPNDHVMQKGHSSLLSFTVTDINQTMTKLMALGAELDGPIKYEIHGKVAAMRCLDGHILGLYEPA, encoded by the exons atggcaGCGGCGTCGTTTAGGTGGATACTGCAGCTGCACAAGGACGTGCCCAAAGCTGCTCGGTTCTACTCGGAAGGCTTGGACTTCACCGTGCACGTCTGTACTCTTCGCTGGGCTGAGCTTCAGTCCGGTCCACTCAAACTCGGCCTCATGCAATCCCCCAA TGACCATGTAATGCAGAAGGGACACTCATCGCTTCTGTCGTTCACAGTGACAGACATTAATCAAACAATGACGAAACTAATGGCATTAGGAGCTGAACTAGATGGTCCTATCAAATATGAAATCCATGGCAAG GTTGCAGCAATGCGCTGTCTTGATGGGCACATTTTAGGCCTCTATGAACCTGCATAG